One part of the Haliaeetus albicilla chromosome 27, bHalAlb1.1, whole genome shotgun sequence genome encodes these proteins:
- the SFXN1 gene encoding sideroflexin-1, producing MSADIPLNINIKEPRWDQSTFVGRASHFFTVTDPRNILLSDAQLENARKIVHDYRQGIVAPGLTEDNLWRAKYIYDSAFHPDTGEKMVLIGRMSAQVPMNMTITGCMMTFYRTTPAVVFWQWINQSFNAIVNYTNRSGDAPITVSQLGTAYVSATTGAVATALGLNALTKHVSPLIGRFVPFAAVAAANCINIPLMRQRELKFGIPVTDENGNRLGESTKAAQQAITQVVISRILMAAPGMAIPPFIMNTLEKRAFLKRFPWMSAPIQVGLVGFCLVFATPLCCALFPQKSSMSVTRLEPELQAKIRENSPELERVYFNKGL from the exons ATGTCAGCAGATATAccattaaatattaatatcaAGGAGCCCCGATGGGATCAAAGCACTTTTGTTGGGCGAGCCAGTCACTTCTTTACTGTAACAGACCCCCGGAATATTCTGTTATCTGATGCCCAActggaaaatgcaagaaaaattgTTCATGACTACAG ACAAGGTATCGTGGCACCTGGCTTGACAGAAGATAACTTGTGGAGAGCAAAATATATCTATGATTCAGCCTTTCATCCAGACACTGGTGAAAAGATGGTCTTGATTGGCCGAATGTCAGCTCAGGTACCCATGAACATGACTATCACAGGTTGTATGATGACCTTTTATAG AACGACACCAGCAGTGGTTTTCTGGCAGTGGATTAACCAGTCCTTCAATGCTATTGTAAATTACACGAACAGGAGCGGTGATGCCCCAATTACTGTCAG ccAGCTGGGAACAGCCTATGTTTCTGCTACCACGGGTGCTGTCGCAACAGCTTTAGGACTTAATGCACTAACAAAG CATGTCTCACCTCTTATAGGACGGTttgttccttttgctgctgttgctgctgctaaCTGCATTAATATTCCACTAATGAGACAAAg AGAACTCAAGTTTGGAATCCCCGTCACAGATGAGAACGGAAACAGACTGGGTGAATCAACAAAAGCAGCTCAGCAGGCAATTACCCAGGTGGTTATCTCAAGGATTCTTATGGCTGCTCCTGGCATGG cAATTCCTCCCTTCATAATGAATACATTGGAAAAGAGAGCCTTTTTAAAG aggTTTCCTTGGATGAGTGCTCCCATTCAGGTTGGATTAGTCGGATTCTG TCTCGTGTTTGCAACACCCCTGTGTTGTGCACTGTTTCCTCAGAAAAG TTCTATGTCTGTAACACGCTTGGAGCCAGAATTGCAAGCCAAGATCCGAGAGAACAGCCCTGAACTAGAACGTGTAT